The Nocardioides salarius genome includes a region encoding these proteins:
- the polA gene encoding DNA polymerase I, whose translation MPETTAPTRPRLLLLDGHSLAYRAFFALPVENFSTTTGQHTNAVYGFTSMLINVLRDEQPTHVGVAFDVSRQTFRMAEYSEYKAKRQKTPGEFSSQLPLIEEVLDALRIPFLKKEGYEADDIIATLVTQALAEDPEMEVLILTGDRDSLQLVTERSTVLYPMRGVSDLARMTPEAVETKYGVPPARYPELAAIVGETSDNLPGVPGVGQGFAARWINTYDGLDNVITHADKITGKKGEALREHLGEVMRNRRLNALVRDLDLELRPADLALRPWDRQEVHTLFDGLEFRVLRDRLFETLTSEEVVDGSGFELEGARLAPGEVAAWLAQHAVERVGVTVQGTWRAGTGEVHSLALAADDGTAAWFDAAEITPDDDAAVAAWLADPDRPKVLHDAKGPMLALAARGWRLEGLQSDTALAAYLVRPDQRSYDLADLTLRYLKRELKQGGGDDGQLSLDSLDAGLDSGLEGAGDSAARTAMLHARAVLDLAEALDGAVAEHGGTELLAHVELPLVHLLARMETTGIAVDTEHLESLESHFGDEVRAAADAAYAVIGKEINLGSPKQLQVVLFDELAMPKTKRTKTGYTTDADALQALYVKTEHPFLLHLLRHRDVIRLRQTIEGLLKTVASDGRIHTTFNQTIAATGRLSSTDPNLQNIPVRTEEGRRIREAFVVGEGHESLMTADYSQIEMRIMAHLSEDALLIEAFRSGSDFHSITAARVFDIPAEQVGTEERAKIKAMNYGLAYGLSAFGLGQQLGIEPAEARGLMDEYFETFGGIRDYLGGIVDEARRTGYTETIEGRRRYLPDLTSDNRQRREMAERMALNAPIQGSAADLIKIAMLRVQRAIDESSLSSRMLLQVHDELVLEVAPGEREPLEALVRAEMGAAAELTVPLDVSVGTGRSWHEAAH comes from the coding sequence GTGCCCGAGACGACTGCCCCCACCCGCCCGCGGCTGCTCCTGCTCGACGGCCACTCGTTGGCCTACCGGGCCTTCTTCGCGCTGCCGGTCGAGAACTTCTCCACCACCACGGGCCAGCACACCAACGCCGTCTACGGCTTCACCTCGATGCTCATCAACGTGCTGCGCGACGAGCAGCCGACCCACGTGGGCGTGGCCTTCGACGTCTCGCGCCAGACGTTCCGGATGGCCGAGTACTCCGAGTACAAGGCCAAGCGCCAGAAGACGCCCGGGGAGTTCTCCAGCCAGCTGCCGCTGATCGAGGAGGTCCTCGACGCGCTGCGCATCCCCTTCCTGAAGAAGGAGGGCTACGAGGCCGACGACATCATCGCCACCCTCGTGACCCAGGCCCTCGCCGAGGACCCCGAGATGGAGGTGCTGATCCTCACCGGCGACCGCGACTCGCTGCAGCTGGTGACGGAGCGCTCCACGGTGCTCTACCCGATGCGGGGCGTCTCCGACCTGGCCCGGATGACCCCCGAGGCGGTCGAGACCAAGTACGGCGTGCCGCCCGCGCGCTACCCCGAGCTGGCCGCGATCGTGGGGGAGACCTCCGACAACCTCCCGGGCGTGCCCGGTGTGGGCCAGGGCTTCGCGGCGCGGTGGATCAACACCTACGACGGCCTCGACAACGTCATCACCCACGCCGACAAGATCACCGGCAAGAAGGGCGAGGCGCTGCGCGAGCACCTGGGCGAGGTGATGCGCAACCGGCGCCTCAACGCCCTCGTGCGCGACCTCGACCTCGAGCTGCGCCCCGCCGACCTGGCGCTGCGTCCCTGGGACCGCCAGGAGGTGCACACCCTCTTCGACGGCCTGGAGTTCCGGGTGCTGCGCGACCGGCTCTTCGAGACGCTGACCTCCGAGGAGGTCGTCGACGGCTCCGGCTTCGAGCTCGAGGGCGCCCGGCTGGCTCCCGGCGAGGTGGCCGCGTGGCTCGCCCAGCACGCCGTGGAGCGTGTCGGTGTCACCGTGCAGGGCACCTGGCGAGCGGGCACGGGCGAGGTGCACTCGCTCGCGCTGGCCGCCGACGACGGCACCGCGGCCTGGTTCGACGCCGCCGAGATCACCCCCGACGACGACGCCGCGGTCGCGGCCTGGCTCGCCGACCCCGACCGCCCCAAGGTGCTGCACGACGCCAAGGGCCCGATGCTGGCGCTGGCGGCGCGCGGCTGGCGGCTCGAGGGCCTGCAGTCCGACACCGCCCTGGCCGCCTACCTGGTGCGCCCCGACCAGCGCTCCTACGACCTGGCGGACCTGACGCTGCGCTACCTCAAGCGCGAGCTCAAGCAGGGCGGCGGCGACGACGGCCAGCTCAGCCTCGACAGCCTCGACGCCGGTCTCGACTCCGGTCTGGAGGGTGCCGGCGACTCGGCGGCGCGCACCGCGATGCTGCACGCGCGTGCCGTGCTCGACCTGGCCGAGGCGCTCGACGGCGCCGTCGCCGAGCACGGGGGCACCGAGCTGCTCGCCCACGTCGAGCTCCCGCTGGTGCACCTGTTGGCCCGCATGGAGACGACCGGCATCGCGGTCGACACCGAGCACCTCGAGTCCCTGGAGTCGCACTTCGGTGACGAGGTGCGCGCGGCCGCCGACGCGGCGTACGCCGTGATCGGCAAGGAGATCAACCTCGGCTCGCCCAAGCAGCTGCAGGTGGTGCTCTTCGACGAGCTCGCGATGCCGAAGACCAAGCGCACCAAGACCGGCTACACCACCGACGCCGACGCGCTGCAGGCGCTCTACGTCAAGACCGAGCACCCGTTCCTGCTGCACCTGCTGCGCCACCGCGACGTCATCCGGCTGCGCCAGACCATCGAGGGCCTGCTCAAGACCGTGGCCTCCGACGGTCGCATCCACACCACCTTCAACCAGACCATCGCCGCCACCGGGCGCCTGTCCAGCACCGACCCCAACCTGCAGAACATCCCGGTGCGCACCGAGGAGGGCCGGCGCATCCGCGAGGCCTTCGTGGTGGGCGAGGGGCACGAGTCGCTGATGACGGCCGACTACAGCCAGATCGAGATGCGGATCATGGCGCACCTCTCCGAGGACGCGCTGCTCATCGAGGCGTTCCGCTCCGGCAGCGACTTCCACTCGATCACCGCCGCCCGGGTCTTCGACATCCCGGCCGAGCAGGTCGGCACCGAGGAGCGGGCCAAGATCAAGGCGATGAACTACGGCCTGGCCTACGGTCTCTCGGCCTTCGGCCTGGGCCAGCAGCTGGGCATCGAGCCGGCCGAGGCCAGGGGGCTGATGGACGAGTACTTCGAGACCTTCGGCGGCATCCGTGACTACTTGGGCGGGATCGTCGACGAGGCCCGGCGCACCGGCTACACCGAGACGATCGAGGGACGCCGCCGCTACCTGCCCGACCTGACCAGCGACAACCGCCAGCGCCGCGAGATGGCCGAGCGGATGGCTCTCAACGCCCCGATCCAGGGCTCGGCCGCCGACCTGATCAAGATCGCCATGCTGCGCGTGCAGCGCGCCATCGACGAGTCGTCGCTCTCCTCGCGGATGCTGCTGCAGGTCCACGACGAGCTGGTGCTCGAGGTGGCCCCCGGTGAGCGCGAGCCCCTCGAGGCGCTGGTGCGCGCCGAGATGGGCGCCGCCGCCGAGCTGACGGTCCCGCTCGACGTGTCGGTCGGCACCGGGCGCAGCTGGCACGAGGCCGCGCACTGA
- a CDS encoding polysaccharide biosynthesis protein gives MTSTTEDAPSGPTAPGAGAPGRTGLRALLRGSAGIAVAMGVMNVATYAFQMISARLLGPADYGALAPLMALLMVVAVLQLGLQATGARRISADPDHVAQIEGVVLAVTYRAALGLGALMLVLSPVVMVVLRLDSVLPAVLLALSAVPLTVMGGQAGILQGERRWLPLGMVYLGMGVPRVLVGTLCLLVSPTETAAMLGVMIAMFVPAVIGYVALRRPREAGSHSEAHTRRPVAREAVTASLALLAFFVLSNADIVVARNVLDDHDAGLYAAGLILTKAVLFLPQFVVVVAFPSMSTVEERRLALLRSLGLVAALGVVATLGAWLLSGLAMVFVGGQEYADVQSRLWLFAVVGTLLAMLQLLVYSVLARRGTRSAYLVWLAVLVLVAAAAATASLSALVLVVIAVDATLFTALLVLSLHRLRDPA, from the coding sequence GTGACGAGCACCACGGAGGACGCGCCGAGCGGCCCCACCGCCCCCGGCGCCGGCGCCCCGGGTCGCACCGGCCTGCGGGCCCTGCTGCGCGGCAGCGCGGGCATCGCCGTGGCCATGGGCGTCATGAACGTGGCGACCTACGCCTTCCAGATGATCTCGGCCCGCCTGCTCGGTCCGGCAGACTACGGCGCGCTCGCGCCGCTGATGGCGCTGCTGATGGTCGTCGCGGTGCTGCAGCTGGGCCTGCAGGCCACCGGTGCCCGCCGGATCTCCGCCGACCCCGACCACGTCGCCCAGATCGAGGGCGTGGTGCTCGCCGTGACCTACCGCGCCGCCCTCGGCCTCGGCGCGCTGATGCTCGTGCTCTCCCCCGTGGTCATGGTGGTGCTGCGCCTCGACAGCGTGCTGCCGGCGGTGCTGCTCGCCCTGAGCGCCGTCCCGCTCACCGTGATGGGCGGCCAGGCCGGCATCCTGCAGGGCGAGCGCCGCTGGCTGCCGCTGGGGATGGTCTACCTCGGCATGGGCGTCCCGCGGGTGCTCGTCGGCACCCTGTGCCTCCTGGTCTCCCCCACCGAGACCGCGGCGATGCTCGGCGTGATGATCGCGATGTTCGTGCCGGCGGTCATCGGGTACGTCGCCCTGCGCCGCCCGCGCGAGGCGGGCAGCCACAGCGAGGCGCACACGCGGCGCCCCGTGGCCCGCGAGGCGGTCACCGCCTCGCTGGCCCTGCTGGCCTTCTTCGTGCTCTCCAACGCCGACATCGTGGTGGCCCGCAACGTCCTCGACGACCACGACGCCGGGCTCTACGCCGCCGGGCTGATCCTGACCAAGGCGGTGCTGTTCCTGCCCCAGTTCGTGGTGGTCGTGGCGTTCCCGTCGATGTCGACGGTCGAGGAGCGTCGCCTGGCCCTGCTGCGCAGCCTGGGCCTGGTCGCTGCCCTCGGGGTGGTCGCCACGCTGGGCGCCTGGCTGCTCAGCGGGCTGGCCATGGTCTTCGTCGGGGGCCAGGAGTACGCCGACGTGCAGTCGCGGCTGTGGCTCTTCGCGGTGGTCGGCACCCTGCTGGCGATGCTGCAGCTGCTGGTCTACTCGGTCCTCGCGCGCCGGGGCACCCGCTCGGCGTACCTGGTGTGGCTGGCGGTGCTCGTGCTGGTCGCCGCGGCGGCCGCCACCGCCTCGTTGAGCGCGCTGGTGCTCGTGGTGATCGCCGTCGACGCGACCCTCTTCACCGCCCTGCTGGTGCTGAGCCTGCACCGCCTGCGCGACCCGGCCTGA